A single Crateriforma conspicua DNA region contains:
- a CDS encoding flagellar hook-basal body protein — translation MPYGLYLSAAGAHAQDQRLRTLSHNLANVETPGFKPQETILQARFAELIERGEISEGLGGADDLGGGVTIQPTQTAFDVGPIQVTGRKTDFAIHDREAFFVIQHGEEQMMTRAGEFVLDSRGYLVTQNGHQVLASDGSPIQLQSDRPFDVGPQGTLIQGNNRWSLMLAKPKQLGDLEHLGGNLFKPTKSFDLVSPQERDVVAGSLEKSSVRPTNAMMELIETSRVYEANVQMIKNQDNLMGSLVGRLLQ, via the coding sequence ATGCCCTACGGCCTCTACCTCTCTGCCGCCGGCGCGCATGCCCAGGACCAGCGTCTGCGCACGCTGAGTCACAATTTGGCCAATGTGGAAACGCCCGGCTTCAAGCCTCAGGAAACGATCCTTCAAGCACGATTCGCGGAATTGATCGAACGCGGTGAAATCAGTGAAGGCCTGGGCGGAGCCGACGATTTGGGCGGCGGAGTCACGATCCAGCCCACGCAAACGGCTTTCGACGTCGGTCCGATCCAAGTCACCGGCCGGAAAACCGACTTTGCCATCCATGACCGCGAAGCTTTCTTCGTCATCCAACATGGCGAAGAACAGATGATGACGCGAGCCGGCGAATTTGTGCTGGATTCGCGCGGCTACTTGGTCACCCAAAACGGACACCAAGTGCTTGCGTCCGACGGCAGCCCGATTCAATTACAGTCCGATCGGCCGTTCGATGTGGGTCCCCAGGGAACACTGATCCAGGGAAACAATCGCTGGTCGCTGATGCTGGCCAAACCCAAACAGCTGGGTGATTTGGAGCATCTGGGTGGCAACCTGTTCAAGCCGACCAAGTCGTTTGACCTTGTGTCCCCGCAAGAACGCGACGTAGTAGCGGGTTCGCTGGAAAAATCATCCGTCCGGCCCACCAACGCCATGATGGAATTGATCGAGACCAGTCGAGTCTACGAAGCCAACGTCCAAATGATCAAAAACCAAGACAACCTGATGGGGTCTCTCGTCGGTCGTCTGCTGCAGTAA
- the flgG gene encoding flagellar basal-body rod protein FlgG → MSVQTLYTAATGMEAMETKLDVIANNLANVNTTGFKKDRANFEDLLYRTEVYPGVRDATQTPTAVGTQVGLGVRVTSTQTDHRQGTLQQTGRELDIAIQGDGFLRVLDPSSQQPMYTRAGNLDINADGNLVIGSAQTGRLLDPPVNIPPDATKIVINSNGEVMVRQPGVTELAVQGQIQMSQFINPDGLLKVGENMYEATDASGPEQVSNPGVDGLGLLRQGNLEASNVEPVQELIDLITTQRAFEMNSQAVQAGDQVMQNISNLRRF, encoded by the coding sequence ATGAGTGTTCAAACGCTGTACACCGCCGCGACCGGCATGGAAGCGATGGAAACCAAGTTGGACGTGATCGCCAACAACTTGGCCAACGTCAACACGACCGGCTTCAAGAAAGACCGCGCAAACTTCGAAGACTTGCTGTACCGAACGGAAGTTTACCCGGGGGTTCGTGACGCCACACAGACGCCAACCGCCGTGGGAACACAAGTCGGCTTGGGCGTTCGGGTGACCAGCACCCAGACCGATCATCGCCAGGGCACGCTGCAACAAACCGGTCGTGAATTGGACATCGCAATTCAAGGCGACGGATTCTTGCGTGTGCTTGATCCATCCAGCCAACAACCGATGTACACACGGGCCGGCAACCTGGACATCAATGCCGACGGAAATCTGGTGATCGGATCGGCTCAAACCGGCCGCTTGTTGGATCCGCCGGTCAACATCCCGCCGGACGCGACCAAAATTGTGATCAACAGCAACGGCGAAGTCATGGTTCGACAGCCGGGCGTGACCGAACTGGCCGTCCAAGGCCAAATTCAAATGTCCCAATTCATCAACCCCGATGGATTGTTGAAAGTCGGCGAAAACATGTACGAAGCGACGGACGCGTCGGGACCGGAACAGGTCAGCAATCCGGGAGTCGACGGTTTGGGATTGCTGCGACAAGGCAACTTGGAAGCATCCAATGTGGAACCCGTTCAAGAACTGATCGATCTGATCACCACGCAACGCGCGTTCGAGATGAACAGCCAAGCGGTCCAAGCCGGTGACCAAGTGATGCAAAACATCTCCAACCTGCGTCGGTTCTAA